A genomic segment from Leptolyngbya boryana PCC 6306 encodes:
- a CDS encoding exopolysaccharide biosynthesis protein, translating into MATLSSELERFFFDNDRWQQPDASELIAHSSNLPTDHRSSDVKVTLNDILDLAGERTFGFLFVLLSFPSALPIPAPGYSVPFGIAMLLLAVQLLAGRDQPWFPNSWQNHGFALKQVRQVLKVGLPWLRRIESISRPRLTQVCTSLPGRTVIGLAISLMSISMMIPIPGTNTLPAMGIFVTGFGLLDDDGAISLGGLVLCVCGFILSSSILLAIAFGGTSLLDMIKGALGR; encoded by the coding sequence ATGGCTACCCTTTCCAGCGAACTTGAAAGATTTTTCTTTGACAACGATCGTTGGCAGCAACCTGACGCTAGCGAACTCATTGCTCACTCCTCAAATCTTCCAACCGATCACCGTTCTAGCGATGTCAAAGTTACTTTGAACGACATTCTTGACCTCGCAGGAGAGCGTACTTTTGGGTTTCTCTTTGTGCTGCTGTCGTTTCCATCTGCTCTCCCGATTCCGGCTCCAGGCTATTCGGTTCCTTTTGGAATTGCGATGTTGCTATTAGCTGTACAGTTGCTAGCTGGACGAGATCAACCTTGGTTTCCCAACAGTTGGCAGAATCATGGCTTTGCATTAAAGCAAGTTCGCCAAGTCCTCAAAGTAGGATTGCCTTGGCTACGACGGATTGAATCGATTTCTCGTCCGCGCTTGACTCAGGTTTGTACCAGTCTTCCTGGTCGCACAGTCATTGGCTTAGCAATCTCTCTGATGTCAATTTCGATGATGATTCCTATTCCCGGCACCAATACACTGCCAGCGATGGGGATCTTTGTCACGGGCTTTGGCTTGCTAGATGATGACGGAGCCATTAGTCTCGGTGGACTCGTTCTCTGCGTGTGTGGGTTTATTCTGTCGTCTTCGATTTTGCTCGCGATCGCGTTTGGTGGCACGAGTCTCCTCGATATGATCAAAGGTGCATTAGGGCGTTAA
- a CDS encoding GFA family protein codes for MSNVAQGRCLCQAVSLSTTKMNHQIGACHCRMCRKWGGSALLVIDCESEVNFEGTEDISIYQSSDWAERGFCRNCGTHLFYRLKQNQQYFIPVGLFDDAEDLYFEHQIFIDEKPDYYSFANETHNMTGAEFFAQVASERQ; via the coding sequence ATGTCAAATGTTGCCCAAGGTCGCTGCTTATGCCAAGCTGTCAGCTTATCTACGACGAAGATGAATCATCAGATTGGAGCGTGCCACTGTAGGATGTGCAGAAAGTGGGGTGGAAGCGCTTTACTTGTGATCGACTGTGAGAGCGAGGTCAACTTTGAAGGCACTGAAGATATTAGCATTTATCAATCCTCCGACTGGGCAGAACGCGGCTTTTGTCGAAACTGTGGTACTCACCTCTTTTACCGATTGAAGCAGAATCAACAATACTTTATTCCTGTGGGACTGTTTGATGATGCAGAGGATCTGTACTTCGAGCATCAGATTTTTATTGACGAAAAGCCCGACTACTACTCTTTTGCAAATGAAACGCACAATATGACAGGTGCGGAATTTTTTGCACAGGTTGCATCAGAGCGGCAATGA
- a CDS encoding Nif11-like leader peptide family natural product precursor, which translates to MAANQIKSFAQTAKTNAELQEKLKTCERAKELVALSQEYGFAFAEEELYPPNEPQFDPEQLHPKLVKALLR; encoded by the coding sequence ATGGCTGCAAATCAAATCAAATCGTTTGCCCAAACCGCGAAAACGAATGCTGAACTCCAAGAAAAACTGAAAACCTGTGAGCGGGCAAAAGAACTAGTCGCGCTCAGTCAGGAATACGGGTTTGCTTTTGCGGAAGAAGAGCTTTATCCGCCCAATGAACCGCAATTTGATCCCGAACAGTTACATCCAAAGCTAGTAAAAGCACTACTTCGGTAG
- a CDS encoding endonuclease dU produces MNLETLLEQNRLIRAIGFDDAPFIRKSENPVQIAGVVCAGTRFEGMVWSEIQPDGWDATETITKVLLNSKFLPQLHIVLLDGISLGGFNIVDLPTLSNAIALPCVSVMRRYPKLEKVEYALKRLPDPERRLAMIARAGTIYEAHPFVFQVCGATPEITAKVLTRVTDRGHVPEPLRLAHLIASAVMKGESGKQA; encoded by the coding sequence ATGAATCTCGAAACTCTACTCGAACAAAATCGTTTAATTCGCGCGATCGGCTTTGACGATGCGCCTTTTATTCGTAAATCTGAGAATCCTGTGCAGATCGCTGGAGTGGTCTGTGCGGGGACTCGATTCGAGGGAATGGTTTGGAGTGAGATTCAACCGGATGGATGGGATGCGACTGAGACAATCACAAAGGTTTTACTCAACAGCAAATTTTTACCGCAACTACACATTGTTTTACTCGATGGGATTTCGCTGGGTGGGTTCAATATTGTGGATTTGCCGACTTTATCGAACGCGATCGCGCTTCCTTGTGTGAGCGTGATGCGCCGCTATCCCAAACTCGAAAAAGTAGAATATGCTTTGAAACGACTTCCTGACCCGGAACGTCGATTAGCCATGATTGCTCGTGCCGGGACAATCTACGAAGCTCATCCGTTTGTCTTTCAAGTTTGTGGTGCAACTCCAGAAATTACAGCAAAAGTTCTCACGCGAGTCACGGATCGAGGGCATGTTCCTGAACCTTTGCGACTCGCACATTTGATTGCTTCTGCTGTGATGAAAGGTGAGAGTGGCAAGCAAGCATAA
- a CDS encoding translocation/assembly module TamB domain-containing protein, with the protein MTQAPDPNNRPQSPARRRLWLTLLGRVGLPIAVLGAVGIAYGIWYGSKFVQEDLAPLVQNNLSELLDRPVELGRVERWSLTGLQFGKSSIPATKNDRDRASVDQVQVGFNLLQVLLARKLNLDITLVQPDVYLDQEKDGAWVKTQIKAQEEEGFIKTELQRIRFKDANVELDPFPKARQQRIPVTLTQVEGVANFFDNSRRIAYDLDGKSTKGGEFDIKGETIVKNGLNSNLDIRGQNFSVTEIDRLVKLPINLPQGRANGAVNVQIRPDQRTIVKGSASFKDVTVQIPQLPQAFAKSAGNLQIDDTLITLEQVTSQLGKIPITGNGKIDTEKGFNVAANVKAVSIADFFDTFNVELPFAAAGEATAEVKVTGAIDAPVITGRARTTKIASVDRINLTQASTDFRLDSKTLNLALNNIRAIPEVGGEVVASGTLDLNAPQSIAVNYQARNLPGDAIAKLYNSGTLPITVGRVNARGQVIGRLDQVQTIAQFQAPEATYPGVGEVVVTGGNTIVRNAVFQVAGGTVTAQGRTLNGRWQGTVQASNVQASQFSPQIQGVINGNAQLAGSLTNVSPEKIQARGQARLTNGNSFINADFNAIAGRWQADTQIAGIALRQFSPDLRGDLSGNVRVAGLINDLRPDAIRADGQVRLSQGISLIDQPLVAQVNWDGQKLNIPQATAPGFRANGTILANVQGTPQITGLDLNIRATNYALSNLPIPRPPVTQLTGAIDLVGRITGTPDSPNVVSNVAVKNFSLNGITFDPLLRGTLNLLPRGFDLKVAGIQDRIALDLDPTFRPRSLNVQRGASTLAGKTVGNVFQVAINQFPITGLVLPGVNLAPYGGIGGTLAGTLNIDLDQLRVLNGRASIQNFRLGSFQTDVAATTFVNRNNVFEFSETVLTRGESQYRISGNVDLRTQPRFNGEIAIAQGRIEDVLGGLQFFDLQDFTRGAQPPSYDRASALNPVPVGNPQAPLFDQLRRFAEINELLKLNAQAIQNNRIPQIADLRGNFGGTIKIAASLDQGVQADFDLRAQAVEFRPYPSFLTVTEGKLQPINDRVLKAESVIALGRLDNGIVTLEPLRIQSGDSQINLTGQFGGETQFGQLEARNLPIAAIEPFYPLPLGIDGNLNASVTVSGSRTNPSAVGQIQVTDGFLNGKTVESAVGNFSYTNSRLSFGSNIGLVATEPILIEGSFPYQFLPDSVRPDSSDISLNVNVKNEGLAVLNVFVPQLAWRGGQGTVQLNVSGTLLRPRVIGSIQVADATIEATALQEPITGLTGNIQLNGDRLTIDSLQGQFNQGQLIAKGTLPIFLESSADPENPLQLVLDRLAINRKGLYQGGVSGNITVTGTAFAPEIGGQVELANGQVQLPDNAASSAQPPASPSQPDNQTNLTFRNLNIVLGNRLQIVSAPLINFLATGTLSVNGTLNALRPEGTVRLRSGQVNLFTTQFVLERGYPQTAVFERDRGLDPILNIRLIASVPEVTRSRIATPGTAEFTDDSLFASSLGAFRTVRVQANVTGPASQIFQNLELTSSPSRSTSEIVSLIGGGFVNTLGRGDSPLGIANLAGSALLTNIQGFIGNAIGLSDFRLFPTLLRNEERRESSLGLAAEVGVDITRNLSASVLRVLTADEPTQFGLRYRINDNFLFRGSTDLSGQNQAVLEYELRF; encoded by the coding sequence ATGACTCAAGCCCCTGATCCAAATAATCGCCCCCAATCTCCTGCCCGTCGCCGGTTGTGGCTCACGCTGCTTGGACGAGTCGGACTCCCGATCGCAGTTCTGGGTGCAGTCGGAATTGCGTACGGAATTTGGTATGGGTCAAAATTTGTACAAGAAGATCTTGCGCCGCTCGTTCAGAATAACTTGAGTGAATTGCTCGATCGTCCGGTGGAATTAGGACGAGTTGAGCGCTGGTCACTCACCGGATTACAGTTTGGCAAAAGCTCGATTCCAGCCACGAAAAATGATCGCGATCGCGCCTCAGTCGATCAGGTACAAGTCGGATTTAATTTGCTGCAAGTCTTGTTGGCTCGCAAATTGAACTTGGATATTACCTTAGTTCAGCCGGATGTGTACTTGGATCAGGAGAAAGATGGAGCCTGGGTTAAAACTCAGATCAAAGCCCAGGAAGAAGAAGGATTTATCAAAACTGAGCTTCAGAGAATTCGCTTCAAAGATGCCAATGTAGAACTCGATCCATTTCCAAAAGCTCGTCAGCAAAGAATTCCCGTCACATTGACGCAAGTTGAAGGCGTGGCGAATTTCTTTGATAACAGTCGTCGGATTGCTTATGACTTAGATGGCAAATCGACAAAAGGTGGCGAGTTTGATATCAAAGGCGAAACCATTGTCAAAAACGGCTTGAATTCTAATCTCGACATTCGAGGACAGAATTTTTCAGTCACGGAGATCGATCGCTTAGTCAAACTTCCGATTAATTTACCGCAAGGTCGAGCAAATGGGGCGGTCAATGTTCAGATCCGACCCGATCAGCGCACGATCGTCAAAGGCAGCGCTAGTTTCAAAGATGTGACCGTTCAGATTCCACAACTGCCTCAAGCGTTTGCAAAGTCAGCCGGAAACTTACAGATCGATGACACCTTAATCACACTTGAGCAAGTCACCTCTCAACTTGGAAAAATTCCAATTACAGGGAACGGCAAAATCGATACTGAGAAAGGCTTCAATGTTGCTGCGAATGTAAAGGCAGTGAGCATTGCAGATTTCTTTGACACGTTCAACGTCGAACTGCCTTTTGCGGCGGCTGGTGAAGCAACCGCAGAAGTAAAAGTGACAGGAGCCATTGACGCTCCCGTGATTACAGGTCGAGCGAGAACAACGAAAATCGCCAGCGTCGATCGCATTAATCTCACACAAGCAAGCACTGATTTTCGTCTAGATAGCAAAACTCTGAATCTCGCTCTGAATAACATTCGAGCGATTCCGGAAGTCGGTGGAGAAGTTGTGGCAAGTGGTACGCTGGATTTAAATGCACCCCAGTCGATCGCCGTCAATTATCAAGCTCGCAACCTTCCCGGAGATGCGATCGCGAAACTCTATAATTCTGGAACTTTACCGATCACAGTTGGACGGGTGAATGCCCGTGGGCAGGTGATTGGACGCTTAGATCAAGTGCAGACGATCGCTCAGTTTCAAGCCCCCGAAGCCACTTATCCAGGCGTGGGTGAAGTGGTCGTGACCGGCGGCAATACGATTGTCCGCAATGCTGTGTTCCAAGTTGCAGGCGGAACGGTCACGGCTCAAGGTCGAACGTTGAATGGACGTTGGCAAGGAACTGTGCAAGCCTCGAATGTGCAAGCAAGCCAGTTTTCGCCTCAGATTCAGGGTGTCATTAATGGAAATGCTCAGCTTGCTGGATCATTAACGAATGTTAGCCCAGAAAAGATTCAGGCACGGGGACAAGCTCGACTGACCAATGGGAATAGTTTTATCAATGCTGACTTTAATGCGATCGCGGGACGATGGCAGGCAGACACTCAGATTGCGGGCATTGCACTGAGACAGTTTTCACCGGATCTGCGAGGAGATCTGAGTGGGAATGTCAGAGTTGCAGGATTGATCAACGATCTGCGTCCCGATGCAATTCGCGCGGATGGACAAGTGAGATTGTCTCAAGGCATTTCATTGATTGATCAGCCGCTTGTGGCGCAAGTCAACTGGGATGGTCAGAAGCTTAACATTCCCCAAGCAACGGCTCCAGGATTTCGTGCAAATGGCACGATTTTGGCAAATGTGCAGGGAACTCCTCAAATCACAGGCTTGGATTTGAACATTCGAGCCACGAACTATGCGCTGTCTAATCTGCCAATTCCCCGTCCGCCTGTGACGCAACTGACGGGTGCAATCGATTTAGTCGGACGAATTACGGGCACGCCGGATAGTCCAAACGTGGTGAGCAATGTTGCAGTCAAAAACTTTTCGCTGAATGGGATTACGTTCGATCCATTGCTCAGAGGAACATTAAATCTGTTACCCAGAGGCTTTGATCTCAAAGTAGCAGGCATTCAAGATCGAATTGCATTGGATTTAGATCCCACCTTCCGACCGCGATCGCTCAATGTTCAGCGCGGGGCATCGACCTTAGCCGGAAAGACCGTTGGCAATGTTTTCCAAGTTGCGATTAATCAATTTCCGATCACTGGACTTGTTCTACCTGGAGTCAATCTTGCGCCTTATGGTGGCATCGGTGGAACTTTAGCGGGAACACTCAACATTGATCTCGACCAATTGCGCGTCTTGAATGGGAGAGCCTCGATTCAGAACTTCCGGCTCGGCTCTTTCCAAACCGATGTAGCTGCAACAACGTTTGTCAATCGCAATAATGTCTTTGAATTTAGCGAGACCGTGCTGACGAGAGGAGAAAGTCAGTACAGAATTTCCGGCAATGTAGACTTGAGAACTCAACCGAGATTTAATGGTGAAATTGCCATTGCCCAAGGCAGAATCGAAGATGTACTCGGTGGCTTACAGTTCTTCGATCTGCAAGATTTTACACGGGGCGCACAGCCTCCAAGTTACGATCGCGCATCTGCTCTGAACCCTGTGCCCGTTGGCAATCCTCAAGCTCCTTTGTTCGATCAACTGCGCCGCTTTGCTGAAATCAACGAGCTATTGAAGCTCAACGCTCAAGCCATTCAGAACAATCGCATTCCTCAAATCGCTGATCTACGCGGAAACTTCGGTGGAACGATTAAAATTGCAGCTTCCCTGGATCAAGGCGTTCAAGCCGATTTTGATCTCAGAGCACAAGCGGTTGAATTCCGCCCTTATCCCTCATTCTTGACCGTGACAGAGGGCAAGCTGCAACCGATCAACGATCGCGTACTCAAAGCGGAGAGTGTGATTGCCCTCGGCAGGCTCGACAATGGCATTGTCACTCTAGAGCCTTTAAGAATTCAATCTGGGGATTCTCAAATCAATCTAACCGGGCAGTTTGGGGGCGAAACGCAGTTCGGACAGTTGGAAGCACGCAACTTACCGATCGCGGCGATTGAACCGTTCTACCCGCTGCCGCTCGGGATTGATGGCAATCTCAATGCCAGTGTCACCGTCAGTGGATCGCGGACAAATCCCTCGGCAGTTGGACAGATTCAAGTCACAGATGGTTTCCTCAACGGCAAAACAGTTGAATCTGCGGTTGGCAACTTTAGCTATACCAACTCTCGACTGAGCTTTGGCAGCAACATTGGCTTAGTTGCAACTGAGCCGATTTTGATTGAAGGCAGTTTTCCGTACCAGTTCTTACCCGATAGTGTTCGCCCTGATAGTAGTGATATCAGCCTGAATGTCAATGTCAAAAATGAAGGCTTAGCCGTGCTGAATGTCTTTGTTCCACAGCTTGCCTGGCGAGGGGGACAAGGAACCGTCCAACTGAATGTCAGTGGAACCTTGCTGCGTCCGAGAGTCATTGGATCAATTCAGGTTGCCGATGCCACAATCGAAGCAACTGCGCTGCAAGAGCCAATTACAGGCTTAACAGGCAATATTCAACTGAATGGCGATCGCTTGACGATCGACAGTCTGCAAGGACAGTTCAACCAAGGACAACTGATTGCCAAAGGAACCTTACCGATTTTTCTAGAAAGTAGTGCTGATCCAGAAAATCCGTTGCAATTAGTCCTCGATCGCTTAGCTATCAATCGTAAAGGACTGTATCAAGGCGGAGTGTCGGGTAATATCACAGTCACCGGAACTGCCTTTGCACCCGAAATTGGTGGACAAGTTGAACTGGCAAATGGACAGGTTCAACTCCCAGATAATGCTGCGAGTTCTGCTCAACCACCTGCGAGTCCTAGTCAGCCGGACAATCAGACAAATCTAACCTTCAGAAACTTAAACATTGTCTTAGGCAATCGCCTGCAAATTGTCAGCGCCCCCTTGATTAATTTTCTGGCAACTGGAACCTTGAGCGTCAATGGCACGCTGAATGCTCTCAGACCGGAAGGAACAGTGCGCCTGAGAAGTGGACAAGTGAATCTGTTTACAACGCAATTTGTATTAGAGCGAGGCTATCCTCAAACGGCGGTGTTTGAGCGCGATCGCGGGCTAGATCCGATTCTGAATATTCGGTTAATTGCTTCTGTACCAGAAGTAACGCGTAGTCGCATCGCCACACCTGGAACCGCAGAATTTACAGACGATTCACTCTTTGCTTCGAGTCTCGGCGCATTCCGAACTGTGCGAGTTCAAGCGAATGTGACAGGACCTGCTAGCCAAATCTTTCAGAATCTAGAACTCACGAGTAGTCCTAGCCGAAGCACAAGTGAGATTGTTTCGCTGATTGGCGGTGGATTTGTCAATACGCTTGGACGGGGAGATAGTCCGTTAGGAATTGCTAACCTAGCAGGCTCAGCGTTGTTAACGAATATTCAAGGCTTTATTGGCAATGCGATCGGACTCAGCGATTTTCGATTGTTTCCCACGTTATTGAGAAATGAAGAGCGACGAGAATCGAGTCTTGGATTAGCCGCGGAGGTGGGAGTGGATATCACTCGCAATCTTTCTGCATCAGTATTGCGAGTGCTGACTGCGGATGAACCCACTCAATTCGGTCTTCGTTACCGCATTAACGACAATTTCCTGTTCCGAGGCTCAACAGACCTCTCTGGTCAAAACCAAGCCGTACTAGAGTACGAACTAAGATTCTAG
- a CDS encoding inositol monophosphatase family protein gives MNSRHLEIFLDIATEAALSAGAILQQYWGNLQEIREKGRPGDLVTEADKAAEDAVLAVLKRHVPDHPILAEESGQMGDRQSEFLWAIDPLDGTTNYAHQYPFVAVSVGLLIEGVPQVGVVYNPIHQELFRAAKGLGATQNRKPIQVSQTQELDRSLLVTGFAYDRRQTSDTNYAEFCHLTHLTQGVRRDGAAALDLAYVACGRLDGYWERGLSMWDMAAGVVLVEEAGGLVTAYDQSPVQLETGRILATNGKIHQQLSHELSQVKPI, from the coding sequence ATGAATTCTCGTCATCTGGAAATTTTTCTCGATATTGCCACCGAAGCAGCGCTTTCCGCTGGAGCAATCTTGCAACAGTATTGGGGGAATCTCCAAGAGATCCGGGAGAAAGGACGACCGGGAGATTTAGTCACAGAGGCAGATAAAGCAGCGGAAGATGCAGTTTTAGCAGTCTTGAAGCGGCATGTGCCCGATCATCCGATTTTGGCAGAAGAGTCCGGGCAAATGGGCGATCGGCAAAGCGAATTCCTTTGGGCGATCGACCCACTCGATGGCACGACGAATTATGCTCATCAATATCCCTTTGTGGCGGTTTCAGTCGGGTTGTTGATTGAAGGTGTGCCGCAAGTTGGAGTCGTGTATAACCCGATCCATCAAGAGCTATTTCGAGCCGCAAAGGGATTGGGCGCGACTCAAAATCGGAAACCCATTCAGGTGTCTCAGACCCAAGAATTAGACCGGAGCCTGCTAGTCACAGGATTTGCTTACGATCGCCGTCAAACTTCGGATACGAACTATGCTGAGTTTTGTCATTTGACCCACTTAACTCAAGGCGTGCGTCGCGATGGAGCGGCAGCGTTGGATTTAGCGTATGTGGCTTGTGGGCGATTGGATGGATACTGGGAGCGGGGATTGTCAATGTGGGATATGGCAGCGGGAGTTGTATTAGTTGAAGAAGCGGGGGGACTCGTGACAGCTTACGACCAGTCGCCTGTGCAACTTGAGACCGGAAGAATTTTGGCGACGAACGGCAAGATTCATCAGCAATTAAGTCATGAATTGAGCCAAGTCAAGCCCATCTAA
- the trxA gene encoding thioredoxin, which yields MATKQQFNSFEELLTGSETPILVDFYATWCGPCQMMSGFLDLAKDDLDGTVKIVKIDVDKYPEIASQYSITALPTLVLFKESQPVDKIEGVIRPNQLVDRVRTFL from the coding sequence ATGGCTACAAAGCAGCAATTTAACAGCTTTGAGGAATTACTGACGGGTTCAGAGACACCGATTCTTGTAGACTTCTACGCGACTTGGTGCGGTCCTTGCCAAATGATGTCAGGGTTTCTCGATCTCGCAAAAGACGATTTAGACGGCACAGTAAAAATCGTTAAGATCGATGTAGATAAGTATCCTGAAATCGCTAGTCAGTACAGTATCACAGCATTACCCACCCTGGTGTTATTCAAGGAATCCCAGCCAGTCGATAAGATCGAAGGTGTGATTCGACCGAATCAACTCGTCGATCGCGTCCGGACGTTCCTCTAG
- a CDS encoding S-layer homology domain-containing protein, with translation MKSFITTIAVFGSVCSMLVPLVQTETAIAAPSLLHLNQSVRIQPQILAFTDISGVDGETEIRQLAQLGVLEPASGGFRPRSSITRAEFITWLVKSYNALQTHNVRKPTLIRLPDRSRSAFRDVSPSHPAFRYIQAAYDAGFLAGYEDGTFRPDAVLTREEMIVLKSPVDSRGSGNSSRSAESLRNFIQRTKGFQDADRMSERYLTHIAFDLGNAASGRNFERVYGARSRYEPQKAVSRAEAAVALSQFRRAGTAAQAIEKLNRR, from the coding sequence ATGAAATCTTTCATAACTACGATCGCTGTGTTTGGCTCTGTCTGCTCAATGCTAGTTCCTCTGGTACAGACCGAGACTGCGATCGCCGCTCCATCTCTGCTTCATCTGAATCAATCTGTACGCATCCAGCCTCAAATCTTAGCCTTTACAGATATTAGCGGTGTTGATGGCGAAACTGAAATTCGCCAACTTGCCCAATTAGGCGTTCTCGAACCCGCTTCTGGTGGGTTTCGACCCCGATCTTCGATTACACGGGCTGAGTTTATCACTTGGTTAGTCAAGTCTTACAATGCCTTGCAAACGCACAACGTTCGCAAACCGACGCTGATTCGCCTGCCGGATCGATCTCGTTCTGCCTTTCGGGATGTTTCCCCCTCCCATCCTGCTTTTCGGTACATTCAAGCGGCTTATGATGCAGGATTTCTAGCGGGATATGAAGATGGGACATTTCGACCAGATGCGGTCTTAACCCGTGAAGAGATGATTGTCCTCAAATCGCCTGTTGATTCTCGCGGTAGTGGCAATAGCAGCCGTTCAGCCGAAAGCTTGCGGAACTTCATTCAGCGAACTAAAGGATTTCAGGATGCCGATCGCATGAGTGAGCGTTACCTCACCCATATTGCTTTTGATTTGGGCAATGCTGCGAGTGGAAGGAATTTTGAGCGCGTCTACGGGGCGAGATCCCGCTATGAACCGCAAAAAGCTGTCAGCAGAGCCGAGGCAGCCGTTGCGCTCTCTCAATTTAGACGAGCTGGAACAGCCGCACAGGCGATCGAAAAGCTCAATCGCAGATAG
- a CDS encoding hemolysin family protein — MNSVVFEILIILVLIFANGIFAMSEIAIVSANKIRLQQRAENGDTKARTALALAESPNRFLATVQIGITLVGIFAGAFGGATLSEKLAEVLRTIPAVAPYSQGLALGIVVACITYLSLVIGELVPKQLALNAPEQIAINVAKPMRSLSKFAAPIVSLLSLSSDTLMRLLGVRPSEEPPITEAEIQVLISQGTRAGTFHEAEQEIVERVFELDDLIVGALMTHRRQIVWLDVNLPDAENLARINNSVYSRFPVCQGDLDTVLGVVKVKELFTRSSTGESINFTTASSAPLFIPENTHALKVLELFKKSGQHMTFVVDEYGAIQGLVTLNDIMEAIVGDLPSEHVENPQAVQREDGSWLLDGMLSIEEFKDLFDLEDLPQDDHQYHSLGGFVITRLGHIPVSAEHFEWNTLRFEVMDMDGNRVDKVLVSQRKDGSSAI, encoded by the coding sequence ATGAACTCCGTCGTCTTTGAAATCCTCATTATCCTGGTGCTGATCTTTGCAAACGGTATCTTCGCAATGTCAGAAATTGCGATCGTATCGGCTAACAAGATTCGACTTCAGCAGCGCGCCGAGAACGGAGACACCAAAGCAAGAACAGCACTTGCCCTAGCAGAATCGCCCAATCGCTTCCTCGCAACTGTGCAAATCGGAATTACACTTGTGGGGATTTTTGCAGGTGCATTTGGGGGAGCCACTCTGTCTGAAAAGCTCGCTGAAGTGCTGCGAACGATTCCTGCCGTTGCACCGTACAGCCAGGGATTAGCGCTCGGTATTGTTGTCGCTTGCATCACCTATCTTTCCCTCGTAATCGGAGAACTCGTACCGAAACAACTGGCGCTCAATGCACCCGAGCAAATTGCTATAAATGTTGCAAAGCCAATGCGATCGCTCTCAAAGTTCGCTGCCCCGATCGTATCTTTGCTCAGTTTGTCCAGCGATACCTTGATGCGGCTTTTAGGAGTCAGACCTTCGGAAGAGCCACCCATCACTGAAGCAGAAATTCAGGTTTTAATCAGCCAAGGAACCCGAGCAGGTACGTTTCACGAGGCAGAGCAAGAAATTGTTGAACGAGTGTTTGAGCTAGATGATCTGATAGTAGGCGCATTGATGACCCACCGTCGACAGATTGTATGGCTTGATGTGAACCTGCCAGATGCGGAAAATCTAGCGCGAATCAACAACAGTGTGTACTCACGTTTTCCTGTCTGTCAGGGAGATTTAGATACAGTTTTGGGAGTTGTGAAAGTGAAAGAACTCTTCACTCGCTCTAGCACAGGTGAATCGATCAATTTCACTACTGCTTCCAGTGCCCCCTTGTTTATTCCTGAGAACACTCATGCTCTAAAAGTTTTAGAGCTATTTAAGAAGTCAGGACAGCACATGACCTTTGTCGTCGATGAATATGGCGCGATTCAAGGATTAGTCACGCTGAATGACATTATGGAAGCGATCGTCGGTGATTTGCCGTCTGAGCATGTCGAGAATCCGCAAGCGGTGCAGCGTGAAGATGGTTCCTGGTTACTGGATGGAATGTTGTCGATCGAAGAATTCAAAGACCTCTTCGACCTAGAAGATCTACCCCAAGACGATCATCAGTATCACAGTCTGGGCGGCTTTGTGATCACGCGATTAGGACATATTCCGGTTTCTGCAGAACATTTTGAGTGGAACACTCTGCGGTTTGAAGTGATGGATATGGATGGCAATCGTGTGGATAAAGTGCTGGTGAGTCAGCGAAAAGACGGCTCATCTGCAATCTGA